The DNA segment gtcacaacaaaggacatactgcttagtctctttatagagaccaggccaccagtaacgggcctgtaatagtgaaattgtggcggccacgccagcatgtgcagatgccactccctcatgtgctgcattaatcaattttggtcttacaactttattggggatctcgcgtatgcctacactaggtattttaacctcagcgttgagcatacttcccatgaagtattgatatttattaggaaatcctttaggatagggcatgccatcaaccgtagcttttatggcagccagaatctctgtgtctggtttggaactcgaacgagtcactgcggccacagtggcaactgccactgccaactttgtggcttcatcagccaaagtattcccagcaacgtgtattccaacacgctggtgtccaagagcaTGTACAACATGGGCTTTGggcagcgtctccttcaggtctgctaccttcccccacagtagtctctgttttatggtgttgccttttgaatctctgaacccattcaagcgccagtgatgtaggtattcattaaaagactggacacaatacgaatcacaaacaatcagtgtgaactttgtcggatctgtatgttctaatgccataaatagagctttcagctcagccaattgtgccgtacaatcccctaaggtttgtgtataagtatgttggggcagaatttctccccctccatatggccactcactactgcacatgcagcagaatattggtgttttgttcccaccgccggttgcgcagagccatcggtgtacatgactacttgatattgatcaataggcaacgtgtcagagggaacaggatattcaacttcattatgcagaaattcttgagtttgtaattttgggtcgaaaatgtaatctacatcagtggctatcaaagacgtagcccactgtatccatcgcaggtgcagtgcttttgcgctcggaacgctagcttttgtaacagcctccaggcctggaattggggaaacgacaatagaCACAGCAACAATTTATAACAATATagtgtatttttattaattttttgagTCTTTGATCATTAAAATCATCCAGAATGTTCTGGAGTTAGAGATTTTAGAATGTTTAAATACTTTTAAgtgcaaccacaaacaagcattggcaaacataAAGTAGGAAAACTTTTGGGAGGTCTGGAAAACTTAGAGTGTTCGGGCCCGGCTTGGGTGACCAAATCCGACAGGGACGAGCACCAGatggccagaaaggatactttgcacAGTTGGCTGCCCTCCAGGGCAATTTTTAAAGCAAGTTTCCAACTTTGAACACGACCGCCATAGGAAACAACCGAGTATTCCTGATGCTAGGTACAGCTAAGATGCTCACAAGGATGCTCAATTTGTGGTCCGGTCAGTTGGGGTGTCTCTGTGGTTCTTCAGTCCATGGGTGATGTGGGGGCAAACCTGGTCACGTTGATCAACGTCCCTCGAAGTCCTTTCTTTTGCagtagttgcacaggtgctgctgTACTACTGGGGCAATACACCGTAGTTGGAGGCAAAACATTTGGCGGGGGCTTGTCCCCTTGTAATCCAACAAATCTGGTCACTGATAGCTCTCCTGGGTCTAGCAGTCTTTGTTCTATCTCTGATTCCTTTGTTGGTGCGCCCGGGGACAGGTAGTAGGGAAACTTCCACAGAGGCTACCAATTTGTCAATTTGGGCCCTTCCAATTCTTGTGTCCCTGATGTCAGTTTAAGGACCAGCcacctgatccttggagtcactggagTTGGTAAAGTTTGGAAATCAAGTTTTCCAGAGGTCAAGAGCCACAGGCAGGATCCCAGCTCACTAGGTcaaaagtgcagcagatgcagtcctttcaGCGGTGCAGCTTCTCTTTGCACAATCGAAAGCCAGCAGGATAAGCCTTCTCCtgtcctttcttcttttccagTGGTGAACTAAGGGTAAGGATGCCAGGGTTGCCCATTTTGTCTCAGAAACATGCCTTTAGAGGACCACGCGATTACTGGCCAATGGGCTATTGGGTCCCCTCCTCTCTGTTGAtgcagttcctgtgatgtgtggcaccatGCTATCCCAGAAGTGCCCCTTCTTTCCCCTTCCAAAATGGCATGACCCTTCCTTGGTTTTGAGGAGCAGGTTACCCATCCTCTGGGTGTGGCTACCGGTGGGCTACATGCCCATATCAAATCTGCTTCTAACAATGGTCTCCCCCTCTTGGCCCTGTCTGCTAAATGTCTGCAGAAATAAAAGGCATACTGCTCAGGAGTGTTGTTCCCAGCAACTCTTCAAAGGTGCTTCGCCTGAAGCTCAACTTTTACGCTAACACTCTTTGCACCCTTCCTGGGGAGGATGTCACACCTCGCTCCATGGCTAATCCCTTTGTTCCCAGGtaagggagtcattcacacatctccccaggcggCCAGTTTAAATGGCTGTTTTGAGGCCACTATACTAGCTGCAGTGCAAGgtagcaactttttaaaagttgcataaAATTAATAGTGAAATTAAATCTGATCTGACCATCAATCGGATTTAATTTCACCATTAATTTGATGCCTTACTTGACCTGGTTAGGTGGCTCCCTTCAGGAATTAGACGTGTTTAAGGGTAAACCATTTAACCCTGTGTTAGCTAATGGGGCTTCTAATTTTccccagcaaaatgacaatttggaagtgttgctggaaagatatataaaaacatatgctttgttcacaaatatatttttccctGCCATATGACTTTGTAGCCCTGCTTTAAAAGAGTCTGACACTGCCCTTTCAAGTATTCAGTGGCACCCCGAAGTGTCTCTCACGATTTGTGCACGCAgtctggcacaaacagtgctgcggtCCTGTGTGGACACTCTGCCTTTTATGTcttgggtaccatatattaggaacttataagtaaggcAGTGCTTGCCAATTGGGGGGTAGCCAAAGAAACATACTTTTGTATAGGGTTAATCACTGGCACTGAGGTATGGTAAGCAGGCCTCAGTGAActcttaaagtaaaaaaacaagcagcatcGGTTCCAAAAAGTGGTGGTGAACATGCaaaaggatgcatttccttacatttagaTTTTAGTAATCTGAAAAGGGTGGCATATAGCATTACAAATAATGAATCATATGTTTACTTAAAGCTGAAACTGAGAACACAGGGGCTTGGCAAGACAGGATGGAGTATTGTGACTTAATTATCATGTGATGATGTGTTTTTctgttctctcttcttcctttcacaggcacttgaaTATCAGAATGGGGAGAAGACCAGctccaggaaaaaaaagaaaagtacagtGTTCACCTGAACCCGTAAGAGTCACACTTCCATCTTCTCCTGTCCATAATGTTTCAGCTTCAAGATCCAAAAATAATGCTGAGAGGAACCATCAGCTGGAGCCGCTATCTGGGAACCTTCCCAATGTGATCCTTTTATCTATGCTAGAGAAGTTGGATGCCAAATTGGATAACTTTCAGAATACCCTAGAGGATTTACCGTCTAGGGTCGCTGGGCTTATGGAGCAAATATGGATAGCACGGGATCAATATCACCTTGACAATGGTAGTGTGTCTTTGGAGGTGGTCAGTCCGGTGACGATTGGAGAATATTCTTTCAGTAGGTCCACTCCGGTCCCTCTTTCAGTCAGAGCAAGGGAGCAGAACCAATACCTTCAACCTACACCCCCATACGGGTGTGAACCacagcagagccagctcctcaaACCCATGTCTCCGGATGGCTGTGAACCACAGCAGAACTGTACTGTCTCCAGGTGTCCTCCCGATATTCCAGTCATCCCAGGTGAGCCAAGCCTTGGTCTTCTGCCAGTGACTGATGATGAACAGGAATCACAGCAGGACCAGTACATACAACTAGTGATCCCAGATGAACGCAAACCAGAGGAACACTTGAAGAAGGAACCATTGTATGCAGACAGTTGGGACCCACAACAGAACTTCTTCATTCAGCCATCAATTCACGAAGAGCATGGGCCACAGCAAAACAACTGCAGACAGCCAGTGCTCCCAGATGAGAAGGAACCTGATGAACAAGAGCTGTTGTGGTTTGATAGCGAGGGTCCACAGCAAAACCACTGCATACATCCAGCATTTCAAGAGGACCAGAGTCTACAGCACAACGCATCCCTgcagcaggtgctctctgcacatgAACAACATCAGAGCTGCAAGATGGAGCCAATGCACCCTGAAAACCCCGATCAGGAGTATGACCTACAACAACCGTGTACTGATGCGCATGGCCTGTCTGTACGCTCATCATTCTTGGCAGAGAATACTGCTGATAGGGGTGAAGCTATCACCACAGATCCATCAGAGAGAGGACATATGGAATCAGATGTATTGCTGTCCAAAGACATTCCAGGTATTTGTTTTGTAACAAGTGGGTACTAAACTGTGTAGTTCTGAAGGAATTTAACATAAAATTCTCCCAAGTGGATGTTTCCAGATTTTTAGTAACACCTGAAGTGGGCTGAATCTGAGTTGTGTGGAGTGGTATCTTTGGGGGGGCCGTGATTTGGGTGAACCCTCACAATTTATGAATACACCTGAAGTGGTTCTGTACCTGGTATCTCCTCTATTTCCACAATTGAGCTGTTCCATACTCTTCAGAACTAAGCGGAGAATTGGGACTCTGCATATGAAAAACAATGAGCATTCTGGTCCATGCATAATAGTCCACATTCTGGTCTCAGGAGCTCTGAGGAATTAGTGGCAGAATCTGGGATTGCACCCCAAGCACCTTCGTACTCCTCGTCCTTTAAGTGTTAGATGCAAGTGAGATGTTAATCACTGAGAGTAAAAGACAGTGTCCTTTTTTCTTGCTAGTGCATACTAAACATATTAAAGATGGctcaggaggggaggggaggaagacCGTGTGTAGAGGAGAAGGTGATGTGTAGGTCAGGCTTGGTCTGTAGTGATGGAATGGATAGGGCAAGGGCCATGGCATCTACAGTTTTTTCTTAAACATGGACTGTTTTACTGTACTTTGTAAGGACATATGTGTAGAACTGGTGGACCTGCAGGTCAGAGAGGGCCGGTTTAAGTCCCCAATATCAGCAATACCAGTAACTCTGCTGCGGGGTGGTTGAAGGTAATGGTGATTTTTCTGAGATATGTGGAATTACTGGGGAAATATGACATCTGCTTCCCCCGATAATTCTAGAGTAGGATGATTTCTGAAGAAATTGTTCGCTCTATGACCATGTCTGTGCGAACAATAGCTTTGCAAATTCACATGCATTTCTTAGAGTCGATTCATATTTTCGCCATCTTTAGATGGCTAATGTATCTTGGCGCCTGTGTAGACTATCCAATGTACATTACGTTGAATGCACTAAATGGTGCAGTACCCTGTGTTAGGATAATCCCAAAGCATAGTCCTCCACTTTGATATCTGCCACCAAAGAACCTCAGATACACTCACTGACTACTCTGTTCATCCTCTCTGCTTGCCCATTACTCTGTGGGTGATAAAGACTAGTACATTTATGGCTGATAACAGttccaccaaaaaacaaaaaaactccatcTCCCTCAAGACAAATTGTATAACTTTTTCCAGTACCAATTCACCGAAAACCCACTTTGGCACATACAAACCTCACTTCCAACCACCTTGGCATGTAGTCCACAAGCACAATGGCAAATTTCTGATGCACATGAAGCATCTGAAACAGATCCAAAAAATCAGTGCAATTATCTTGGACTGGCTGCTTGCAACCAACCCAAGTGCTGTTAATTAGATACAAATCAAAAAGGACGCTCAGTGAGGTGCAACACATACGTATCTGATGCATTATGAATTTAATATAACAATAGCACAAGCACATATATTGGCAATGATAGTTAaacagtatatatttatatatatatttatacatagagTGTTTTTTATTCAATGATGGTTATAGTTAGAGGTAGATCATAAGCTGGCTACAATAAGTCATGATGCAGTGAATTGAAGTAATTCTGTCACTGAGACTAACAAAGGAGAATCCAGCCTTTCAACCTAGATACTGCCCCCAATGGCCAAAATAGTCTCAGAATAATATATAAGCACTAAGTACACTACTAGCACAATAGTAGTgaaacacatagagggtcattatgagtttgatggattgAACATACTCTGCAAGAAAGTTTAGAGATCTTTGTAGCCTGACCTTATTGCAGCTGAACAGTACCAGATTGTCCGCGTAAAGTAGGTGTGTCAATGAGCACCCTCccaggtgagggggggggggtgaacgtTTCCGGCATCCAGAGCAGGTGTTAGGTCTGCCATAAATATATTGGACAGATGAGAGCGAGTACACAGCTTTGTTTCAGGCCAAGGGTTGTAGAGATTTTCCTTGAAAGCCTTGTGCCATCGCCCATCTTTATCCATACCCATGTGTCTAAGTATAGAGCAAATATTGCGTTGAGAAGGGGGGCCTGAAGGCCCCATTGCATAAGCTTGCTCCAGAGCAGATATCTGTTCACTCGATTAAAGGCGGCTTTGAAATCGATGaagccaagatctagtttcctatgCCGCCCTTTACTCTGCTGTACCAGGAGGGAAGTTACTAAGATATTCGTCGTAGTACCCACTCCTTTCCTGAAGCCTGTTTGTTTGATGGGGATGATTTTATATTTTTGAGACCATGTTGTTAGTGCAGCAAGGAGCAGGTAGGCGTAGGTCTTTTCCTCAATGTTAATAAGGGCGATTAACCTGTAGTCCCCCGGATTGGCTCTATTGCCACCCTTGAAGattgtattgattatagagccttGCCAGCTCTCAGGGATGCCTCCTCCTAAACTTGCTTCTAGGTATTAAGGAGGTTAGCACTTCTGAACAGAAGACTGTTTCTTACCTAAAAATGACTTGTGGAAGGCCATTTGGGCCCGGGGCTCCTTCCCAGTTGGCCTTAAGGAGTGCTCGGTAAGTCCTATCACACGACTGGGTGAGTTTGATCATCTCCCTGTTGTCCAGTGAGATGTTTTCTGTGTCGGGTGTCCATGCTGGCagttgcggggtgtttctcctggGGTTGTGCTTTGCTGTAAAGATTGTCTTAAAGTGACTTACCCAGGCCTTTTCCGGGATGTTTGAGTTGTTAATTGAGTTTCCTCTCATATTTAGATTATTGATAACACTCCAGAATTCCCTGTGATTTTTCCCTTTAGCGGCATGTGTTATTTTTAGTCAAAAGGAGCTCGTGACTTTGTCCTTGTCTTTATGTATTGTCTTTTGTGCGCTTTCTTTGAGTTCTTCAGTTGTTCCCAGAGTAGCAGGTTGCCTAGGCATGCCTTCAGAAGTCTCGCAAGTTTCCTTTGAGCTTTTTTGAGGAGTTGAGCTTGTTTTGAGAGGTGGGCCGGAGTGACTCGACAAGTTGGCTGTGATGGGTTGTGATGGGAATAATGGTCCAGTATTTTCACGCAGAAGTCCTTCCAGGCATCCATTATGTGTTCGTGGGTTTTAAGGTTCTCCAGCATCTTCAATTTTGCGGATAAAGATAAGGCTTCTATTGTGGCAGATGACCAGTGTAGTCTCTTCAAGCTCGTTGACTCTATTGGCCCCATTTGTGGTAGGGCAGGTTCGTGAACAGACAAGGAGGACCTTAGGGTCAGGATTTGATACGAATGGTCACTGGAAATGgtatattttatttgaaattgctgtACTAATGGGGTCAGGGGTAACGTGACTAGGGTGTAGTCTAGAATAGACCGTGAATTAGGGCCGTGGAAGGTGTGGttcgggggggggggtcaccagTGAGCTTCTCGTTTAATACCCATAATTTGAGGTATtccagttgtgagaaagtagcctctttctagccttgttacccccacttttggcctgtttgtgagtatatgtcagggtgttttcactgtctcactgggatcctgctagccagggcccagtgctcatagtgaagaccctatgttgtcagtatgtttgatatgtgtcactgggaccctgctagccaggaccacagtgctcataagtttgtggcctatatgtgttccctgtgtgatgcctaactgtctcactgaggctctgctaaccagaacctcagtggttatgctctctctgctttacaaatttgtcactaacaggctggtgactaaatttaccaattcacattggcatactggtacacccatataattccctagtatatggtactgaggtacccagggtattggggttccaggagatccctatgggctgcagcatttcttttgccacccatagggagctctgacaattcttacacaggcctgccactgtagcctgcatgaaataacgtccacgttatttcacagccatttaccactgcacttaagtaacttataagtcacctatatgtctaaccttcacctggtgaaggttgggtgcaaagttacttagtgtgtgggcaccctggcactagccaagttgcccccacatcgttcagggcaaattccccggactttgtgagagcgtggacaccattacacgcgtgcactgtacataggtcactacctatgtacagcgtcacaatggtaactccgaacatggccatgtaacatgtctaagatcatggaattgtcaccccaatgccattctggcattggcgggacaattctatgatctcccaggtctccagcacagaacctgggtactgccaaactgcctttccgtggtctccactgcagctgctgctgctgccaacccctcagacaggtttctgccctcctggggtccaggcagccctggccaaggaaggcagaacaaaggacttcctctgagagagggtgtaacaccctctccctttggaaataggtgtgagggctggggaggagtagcctcccccagcctctggaaatgctttgatgggcacagatggtgcccatctctgcataagccagtctacaccggttcagggatcccccagcccttctctggcgcgaaactggacaaaggaaaggggagtgaccactcccctgacctgcacctcccaggggaggtgcccagagctcctccagtgtgtcccagacctctgccatcttggaaacagaggtgtttgtggcacactggactgctctgagtggccagtgccagcaggtgacatcagaggctccttctgataggctcttacctctcttggtagccaatcctccttcctaggtagacaaacctccttttctggctatttagggtctctgctttggggaattcttcagataacgaatgcaagagctcatcagagttcccctgcatctccctcttcaccttctaccaaaggatcgaccgctgactgctcaagacgcctgcaaaaccgcaacaaagtagcaagacgattactagcaaccttgtatcgcttcatcctgccggctttctcgactgtttccaagtggtgcatgctctgggggtagcatgcctcctccctgcaccaggagctctgaagaaatctccagtgggtcgacggaatcttccccctgcaaccgcaggcaccaaaagacagcatcactggtcctctgggtccccctcagcatgacgagcgtggtccctgtaactcagcaactctgtccaagtgactcccacagtccagtgactcttcagtcccagtttggtggaggtaagtccttgcctccccacgctagattgcattgctgggtaccgcgtgatttgcagctgctccggctcctgtgcactcttccaggatttccttcgtgcacagccaagcctgggtccccgatactctaacctgcagtgcacaaccttctgagttgtcctccggcatcgtgggactcccttttgtgactttgcgtggtctccggttcactcttattccaagtgcctgttcaggtacttctgtgggtgctgcctgcttctgtgagggctccctgacttgctgggcgtcccctctatctcctcctccaagtggcgacatcatggtccctcctgggccacagcagcacccaaaaacctctactgcgacccttgcagctagcaaggcttgtttgcggtctttctgcgtgggaacacctctgcaagcttcatcgcgacgtgggacatccgtcttccaacgGAGAAGtcactagctctcttctttcttgcagaactccatgcttcttccatccggtggcagctttcttgcaccttcagctggcacttcctgggctcctgcccactctcaacactcttgcgactattggacttggtccccttgtctaacaggtactcaggtccggaaatccactgttgttgcattgctggtgtttgttttacctgcagaatctccctatcacgacttctgtgctctctgggggtagtaggtgcactttacacctacatt comes from the Pleurodeles waltl isolate 20211129_DDA unplaced genomic scaffold, aPleWal1.hap1.20221129 scaffold_37, whole genome shotgun sequence genome and includes:
- the LOC138276095 gene encoding zinc finger protein interacting with ribonucleoprotein K-like yields the protein MGRRPAPGKKRKVQCSPEPVRVTLPSSPVHNVSASRSKNNAERNHQLEPLSGNLPNVILLSMLEKLDAKLDNFQNTLEDLPSRVAGLMEQIWIARDQYHLDNGSVSLEVVSPVTIGEYSFSRSTPVPLSVRAREQNQYLQPTPPYGCEPQQSQLLKPMSPDGCEPQQNCTVSRCPPDIPVIPGEPSLGLLPVTDDEQESQQDQYIQLVIPDERKPEEHLKKEPLYADSWDPQQNFFIQPSIHEEHGPQQNNCRQPVLPDEKEPDEQELLWFDSEGPQQNHCIHPAFQEDQSLQHNASLQQVLSAHEQHQSCKMEPMHPENPDQEYDLQQPCTDAHGLSVRSSFLAENTADRGEAITTDPSERGHMESDVLLSKDIPAPQSRRESLNGKEIQHASAGRKNFAHKMNEKKHQRSHKSESSNNDALLGPKRKQRGLGAYPCAECTKTFTGKTHLLQHEKTHTGLRQCPYPEQETRSADEATLIHHEITHKGVRPFHCYICEKSFTQKGNLKIHHRTHTGEKPYQCSLCFMRFAHERSLVYHHTIHTRVTPYHCPVCGKGFDRKERLAGHQRTHPGEKPYQCSVCAKRFNHKRTLAHHQITHRRPFHCSECRKSFDCKERLLGHQRIHTGKRYVAAQGMKKGLKKRRLLSNIK